A single region of the Saprospiraceae bacterium genome encodes:
- a CDS encoding HAMP domain-containing sensor histidine kinase: MVYNFKINIIIRLGILLLLILGIALSLENGFHLTTGFGVLLCGILIVNLFNYVDQTNKDLANFFESIQYNDFNTTGSGRHRGDSFGNLHDGFNLINRKFRDIRAEKEANHQFLQTVVEHVEVGLLCIDEEGEVVLMNKALQRLIRKSYLVNLKGLKKIDEHLWEAITQLKPGDRELLKLNIDNRLMQIAVRAIDLILNKENLRLISFQNIQSELEAQELVAYQKLIRILTHEIMNSVAPIASLSSTVNDVIADKDQLAPDYIQMIKNAVRVIKKRSEGLLDFTETYRSLTRIPPPNFQIVSGEALLEELQTLFKPDLDSKKITLNLHLPPSPVTFQGDPNLLEQVLINLLKNAADSLVDRDHPTIDLYLQKTPDDKVIFRVVDNGNGIPQDMMDQIFVPFFTTKDEGSGIGLSLSRQIIRLHKGELELQSVEGEGTVVTIVL, encoded by the coding sequence GTGGTATATAATTTTAAGATCAATATTATTATCCGGCTAGGCATCTTATTATTGTTGATATTGGGAATTGCGCTTAGTCTGGAAAATGGTTTTCACCTCACCACCGGTTTTGGTGTCCTGCTCTGTGGTATTTTAATTGTCAATTTATTCAATTATGTAGACCAGACGAATAAGGATCTCGCCAACTTTTTCGAAAGTATTCAATACAATGATTTCAATACCACTGGATCAGGGCGGCACCGCGGTGATTCTTTTGGCAATTTACACGATGGATTTAACCTGATCAATCGCAAATTTCGAGACATCCGAGCGGAAAAAGAAGCCAATCATCAGTTTCTACAAACGGTAGTTGAACACGTAGAAGTAGGCCTCTTGTGTATAGATGAAGAAGGAGAAGTCGTTTTAATGAATAAAGCCTTGCAAAGGCTCATCCGCAAATCCTATCTCGTCAATCTCAAAGGGCTTAAAAAGATCGATGAACACCTTTGGGAGGCCATCACCCAACTCAAACCCGGCGATAGGGAACTATTGAAATTGAATATTGACAATCGGCTCATGCAAATAGCTGTTCGCGCCATCGATTTAATCCTCAATAAAGAAAATCTTCGACTTATTTCTTTTCAAAATATCCAGAGTGAGCTGGAAGCCCAGGAATTGGTGGCCTACCAAAAGCTCATTCGAATTCTAACCCATGAAATCATGAATTCTGTGGCCCCTATTGCCTCTTTGAGTTCTACCGTTAATGATGTAATAGCCGATAAAGATCAGTTAGCACCCGATTATATTCAGATGATCAAAAATGCGGTAAGGGTTATCAAAAAAAGAAGTGAAGGCTTACTTGACTTTACAGAAACTTACCGAAGCCTGACCCGAATTCCGCCGCCCAATTTCCAGATAGTCAGCGGGGAAGCCCTCTTGGAAGAACTACAAACCCTTTTCAAACCAGATTTAGACAGCAAAAAAATCACCCTAAATCTGCACCTTCCTCCCAGCCCCGTCACCTTCCAGGGCGATCCCAACTTATTGGAGCAAGTCCTGATCAATCTTCTAAAGAACGCTGCGGATTCCCTTGTTGATCGAGACCATCCGACTATTGATCTCTACCTACAGAAAACACCTGACGATAAGGTCATTTTTCGAGTAGTGGACAATGGCAATGGGATTCCCCAGGATATGATGGACCAAATCTTCGTTCCTTTTTTTACGACCAAAGATGAAGGATCTGGTATTGGATTAAGTCTTTCCAGGCAAATCATCAGGTTGCACAAAGGAGAATTAGAGTTGCAGTCGGTGGAGGGAGAAGGGACGGTGGTAACGATTGTTTTGTAG
- a CDS encoding NAD(P)/FAD-dependent oxidoreductase has product MSQVKRRDFIKHSVIAGVGASLLSDPLHAKDQESFKSAIKPNPSPKKVIVGGGGIGGLCTAYELMKRGHDVTVLEASGRHGGHVYTARDGLSDGLYGDYGQEHITKPGYDRYWAYLEEFNITALPYPRRKNVLRRINGKFYTEEMLRDPVILKEFGFNEKEVQFLSNHPWWDLKSLYVNPYLDKFTDEYQPFGVGYDDWDHIPISDIYKKDGASETALSRLGGNHSSALYELWHAAILKLRGVPLAPPEVYRLKGGNQSLPDAFAKRLGPRVWLNCQITNIEQNDSGVSITYQQQGKESKMEADYYVNCIPLPTLKNIPITPVLPATRQYINENITYDSYQRFVFQASSKFWEEDGLSINMDLDHPDLWSVWQSAEEVDTHRVIVLGTGPGGISPQRALAAFREVYPGKRDTIEQAVSRDWTKQKYSPNCERLAFPLGELNKFWPHLMEPVGRIHFAGAYADNLNWGTEAATRSANRVAETIDKT; this is encoded by the coding sequence ATGAGTCAGGTAAAAAGAAGAGATTTCATCAAGCATTCGGTTATCGCAGGGGTTGGGGCATCTTTGCTCAGCGATCCCCTCCATGCCAAAGATCAGGAATCCTTTAAAAGTGCTATCAAACCCAACCCCTCACCCAAAAAAGTTATCGTGGGTGGCGGTGGAATTGGGGGACTTTGCACTGCATATGAATTGATGAAAAGAGGGCATGATGTAACAGTGCTTGAAGCCTCAGGGCGTCATGGCGGACATGTTTATACGGCCAGAGATGGTTTGTCCGACGGATTATATGGCGACTATGGCCAAGAACATATTACCAAACCTGGGTATGACCGGTATTGGGCCTATCTGGAGGAATTCAACATTACTGCCCTACCCTATCCCCGGCGAAAGAACGTGCTTCGCAGGATTAATGGCAAATTTTATACAGAAGAAATGCTCCGTGATCCGGTGATACTCAAGGAATTTGGATTCAACGAAAAGGAGGTTCAATTTCTTTCCAACCACCCCTGGTGGGATTTGAAGTCACTTTATGTAAATCCTTACCTGGATAAGTTCACGGATGAATACCAACCTTTCGGGGTGGGATATGACGACTGGGACCATATTCCTATTTCGGATATTTACAAAAAGGATGGTGCATCCGAAACTGCCTTGAGCCGCCTGGGAGGAAACCACAGCTCTGCCCTATATGAGCTTTGGCATGCTGCTATCCTCAAGCTTAGAGGGGTCCCCTTGGCGCCACCTGAGGTCTATAGGCTGAAAGGCGGTAATCAATCCCTTCCTGATGCCTTTGCCAAAAGATTAGGCCCACGTGTTTGGCTGAATTGTCAAATTACGAATATAGAACAAAACGACTCCGGTGTCTCCATTACCTATCAGCAACAAGGAAAAGAAAGCAAGATGGAGGCGGATTATTATGTCAATTGTATTCCCTTACCTACGCTAAAAAACATTCCCATAACGCCCGTATTACCTGCCACCAGACAATATATCAACGAAAATATTACTTATGACTCTTATCAGCGATTCGTCTTTCAGGCAAGTTCGAAATTTTGGGAGGAAGATGGGCTGAGCATTAACATGGACCTCGACCACCCTGACTTGTGGAGCGTTTGGCAATCGGCTGAAGAAGTGGACACGCATCGGGTAATTGTCCTGGGTACAGGGCCTGGCGGCATTTCTCCTCAACGGGCATTGGCGGCATTTAGGGAAGTGTATCCTGGTAAAAGAGACACCATTGAGCAGGCAGTAAGTCGCGATTGGACAAAACAGAAATATTCTCCTAATTGCGAAAGGCTTGCTTTTCCATTGGGTGAACTTAATAAATTCTGGCCACATTTAATGGAGCCGGTCGGGCGTATTCACTTTGCCGGAGCCTATGCCGATAACCTCAACTGGGGGACGGAGGCTGCTACTCGGTCCGCTAACAGAGTGGCGGAGACCATCGACAAGACCTGA
- a CDS encoding T9SS type A sorting domain-containing protein has protein sequence MMKVMIKSMLTFGVYLAFTVVLFANGVLPTLQITKADFDKKISFVVEGLNGNASVRLTDKDDISLFSQVLEGSSSYHKIFDLTSLPNGAYILEFTTETRTVLQPFTITELGIRLKEADQKFRYIPIVKVKKGLLDVSLLNNELANIDIEISKIGGELVHEESLKNVLKVSRRFDVSNLSPGTYLVKVRTSEKTYYKEVQL, from the coding sequence ATGATGAAGGTAATGATTAAAAGTATGTTGACATTCGGTGTATATTTAGCTTTTACCGTGGTTCTATTTGCCAATGGAGTGCTACCGACGCTCCAAATTACAAAAGCTGATTTTGATAAGAAAATCAGTTTTGTAGTAGAGGGCCTTAACGGAAACGCAAGTGTTAGGTTGACAGATAAAGATGATATCAGCCTATTTTCGCAAGTGCTTGAAGGAAGTTCGAGTTACCATAAAATTTTCGACTTAACCTCTTTGCCAAATGGGGCTTATATCTTGGAATTTACGACTGAGACAAGGACTGTTTTACAACCTTTTACGATCACTGAATTAGGGATTCGTCTTAAAGAAGCAGACCAAAAATTTCGTTATATCCCTATTGTGAAGGTTAAAAAGGGGCTACTGGATGTTTCTTTGCTGAATAATGAGCTAGCTAATATTGACATTGAAATCAGCAAAATTGGTGGGGAATTAGTACATGAGGAATCCTTAAAAAATGTACTAAAAGTAAGTCGCCGATTTGATGTGAGCAATTTGAGCCCTGGTACTTACCTGGTAAAAGTTAGGACTTCCGAAAAGACCTACTATAAAGAAGTACAATTGTAA